The proteins below come from a single Zea mays cultivar B73 chromosome 8, Zm-B73-REFERENCE-NAM-5.0, whole genome shotgun sequence genomic window:
- the LOC100273295 gene encoding Plasma membrane-associated cation-binding protein 1 yields MASLWKTKVLPGLNKIFDKDGKKAAAAGFFKSFNKEEIGKEIEEKKAELEPKVAEAYEASPPEVKALFKDKKPVKISKKNSTAVTKFLDELAKIDFPGAKVVSEAVAKSGASPLSPAITFILDKVAPYIPKEEPKAEDAVAEATSREVAVEVEDAEPAIADAAAETPSEAKKGEEEKPAAEEAAPPAAAATEEK; encoded by the exons ATGGCCAGTCTGTGGAAGACCAAGGTTCTGCCTGGCCTCAACAAGATCTTCGACAAGGATGGCAAGAAGGCTGCAGCTGCAGGCTTCTTCAAGTCCTTCAACAAG GAGGAGATTGGCAAGGAgattgaggagaagaaggcagaACTGGAGCCCAAGGTTGCGGAGGCTTATGAAGCATCTCCTCCTGAGGTCAAG GCTCTGTTCAAGGATAAGAAGCCAGTCAAGATCAGCAAGAAGAACTCGACTGCAGTTACCAAGTTCCtcgatgagctggctaagattg ACTTCCCTGGAGCCAAGGTGGTGAGCGAGGCGGTGGCCAAGTCCGGCGCCTCGCCCCTGTCTCCGGCGATCACCTTCATCTTGGACAAGGTCGCACCGTACATCCCCAAGGAGGAGCCCAAGGCGGAGGACGCGGTGGCTGAGGCCACTTCCCGGGAAGTCGCCGTGGAGGTGGAGGATGCCGAGCCGGCTATAGCTGATGCAGCGGCCGAGACACCATCGGAGGCGAAGAAGGGAGAGGAGGAAAAGCCGGCTGCCGAGGAGGCGGCGCCACCGGCAGCGGCTGCTACTGAGGAGAAGTAA
- the LOC542336 gene encoding cyclin 2, which yields MSTHAASRRSSSSSAVAKRPAIAEGATKAAGPGPTAAQAKKRTALVNITNVAAPGARVAAVGKVAPPVTGAKLNPATSGAPLKKPSLANARTIRGSAAKSASIKPAPPVSRHDSSSEQKHNVLVPTTVHVPSRAPALVPYSSFVSPGRSRDSVSTDETMSTCDSMKSPDFEYIDNGGCSMLASLQRRADEHLRTSEDRDVEENKWKKNGPAPMEIDSICEVDSNLEDPQLCAALASDIYMHLREAEMKKRPSTDFMKTIQKDVNPSMRAILIDWLVEVAEEYRLAPDTLYLTVNYIDRYLSGNEINRQRLQLLGVACMLIAAKYEEICAPQVEEFCYITDNTYFRDEVLEMEASVLNYLKFEMTAPTAKCFLRRFARSAQACDEDPALHLEFLANYIAELSLLEYSLLSYPPSLIAASAIFLARFVLQPTKYPWNSTLAHYTQYKPSELSECVKTLHRLSSVGPGSNLPAIREKYSQHKYKFVAKKQCPPQIPAEFFRDAAC from the exons ATGTCGACCCACGCCGCCTCCCGCCGCTCCTCCTCCTCGTCCGCGGTCGCCAAGCGCCCCGCGATAGCGGAGGGAGCTACCAAGGCGGCGGGACCGGGCCCCACCGCCGCGCAGGCGAAGAAGCGCACCGCGCTCGTCAACATCACCAACGTCGCCGCTCCGGGGGCGAGGGTCGCCGCCGTTGGGAAGGTCGCGCCACCGGTCACCGGCGCG AAGTTGAATCCAGCTACCTCAGGTGCACCCTTAAAGAAGCCATCTTTGGCAAATGCTCGCACCATCCGGGGTTCTGCTGCGAAGTCGGCTTCCATCAAGCCAGCTCCACCAGTATCACGCCATGACAGCAGCTCAGAGCAGAAGCATAATGTTCTTGTGCCTACCACTGTCCATGTGCCAAGTCGTGCTCCTGCCTTGGTACCCTACAGCAGTTTCGTGTCTCCTGGACGTTCAAGAGATTCAGTTTCTACTGATGAGACGATGTCGACTTGTGACTCCATGAAAAGCCCGGACTTCGAGTACATAGACAATGGGGGTTGCTCGATGCTGGCTTCGTTGCAGCGACGGGCGGATGAACATCTGCGTACATCAGAGGACAGAGACGTTGAAG AAAATAAGTGGAAGAAAAATGGCCCTGCCCCAATGGAAATCGACAGCATCTGTGAAGTTGACAGTAACCTCGAGGATCCACAGTTGTGCGCCGCTCTGGCTTCTGACATCTACATGCATCTGCGAGAAGCTGAG ATGAAGAAAAGACCATCGACTGATTTCATGAAGACGATTCAAAAGGATGTCAACCCTAGCATGAGGGCAATTTTGATAGACTGGCTCGTGGAA GTTGCTGAAGAATATCGTCTTGCTCCTGATACCTTGTACCTGACAGTCAACTACATCGACCGTTATCTTTCTGGCAACGAGATCAATCGCCAAAGGCTGCAATTACTTGGTGTTGCTTGCATGCTTATAGCGGC AAAATACGAGGAGATATGTGCACCCCAGGTTGAAGAATTCTGCTACATAACAGACAATACATACTTCAGAGACGAG GTTCTAGAAATGgaagcttctgtgctgaactactTGAAGTTTGAAATGACAGCGCCTACGGCAAAGTGTTTCTTGAG GAGATTTGCTCGTTCTGCACAGGCGTGTGATGAG GATCCTGCTCTGCATCTGGAGTTCCTGGCCAATTACATCGCTGAGCTATCCCTGCTGGAGTACAGTCTTCTGTCTTACCCTCCATCACTAATCGCTGCCTCAGCTATTTTCTTGGCGAGATTTGTACTCCAGCCAACGAAGTATCCTTGG AACTCCACGCTTGCTCACTACACGCAGTACAAGCCGTCCGAATTGAGCGAGTGTGTAAAGACACTGCACCGCCTTTCCAGTGTTGGTCCTGGGAGCAACCTCCCAGCAATCAGAGAAAAGTACAGCCAGCACAAA TACAAATTTGTCGCGAAGAAGCAGTGCCCGCCACAAATCCCTGCCGAATTCTTCAGGGATGCGGCATGCTAG